The genome window CCCCGAGTGAGAAATCCCTGAGCTCGGTGGGTCCACTAGGCCTTGGGGGCAAATTGGGAAGCAGGTCTTCCCCACCGGGTGGGGGCTGCTCTGGGGTCTCCTGGAGCTCCCTGCTCCAGCCAGGGAGAGGCCCTGACCTGCCTTCCCGCCTGCCTCCAGCTCCTGCAGGTCACATGGTCTGAGCCTCACAGGCTCGTGGCTGTGGGATGCAGGCGTGCCTGCGGGCTGGGCAGTGTCCGACACACGGGCTGCTTGTCCTGTCACCAAATGGGCCTGCAGTCTGTTGTGGGCAGGAGGTAGGCAGTGGCATTCAGTCTGTCTCCTTCTCCAGGGAGCCCAGCCCTGGACCTGCCGCACAAGTGCTCAGTTCTGTGCCCTGGCTTCTGACTCAGTCGGTCTACCCTGGCTTTGGGGACCCCCACTTCTAGGCAGTGGGGTAGGGTCCTCTGGGCCTGCCTTATCTGTGGGGTGGGGCCGTCCCCTCCAGAGGGGACAGTGTCCTGCCCTGAAGCTGGCTTTGGATAGGTCCACGTTCACCTGGAAGCTGGTGGCGCCCATGTCATGGTCCCCTGTGGCTTCTCCTGGGGGTCACATCACCTCTCTGGACCAGCCCCCAACCTGTACTCTCACTGTCCCAAGGCTTCTGCCACAGGCCCCCTGGTCACTTAGCACTCTCCCTGCTGACCACCTGGTCCATTTAGGCCCTGGGTGGCCCCCACAAAGCCTGTGacagggaggaggctgggaggggcccCGCCTCCCACAAGGAGCTCACATTCTGGTGGGAGGAGGCCAAGAATTAGGACCAAgtgaagcaaaagaagaaaaacagaacaggGATGAAggggctggagaagcctcaggtgACAGCTGAAGCTGGCGCCAGGAGGGGTGGGGCCTGTAGTGGGCACTGGGCAATAGGACCCTGTGGTGAGGCAGGGTCTGCTCAGGTAACAGGAAGGTCATTGGGCCACAGTGTGGTGGGGACTGCCCTGAGGCCAGGTGGCTGCAGCTGGGCCTGGTGCGGGGGTGGTGGCGTTGCCTGGGGCCTCTGCAGGGCTGGCCGAGCGGGGAAGAAGGTGTCCACACCGTCTCAGCTCTGGGCAGGTAGGGCGGGCCAGGGCTCATCCACCATCTAGAAACCACTTGGAGGCCAGATGGCCTTGGCTGTTGCTCAGTGGCTGGGCCTCCAGGGCCCTCCTGGTCGTGCAGAACGGGGCAGAGCTGGAGCCTGTTAGGAAGGAGCCTGGGCTGTGCACTTGGGGTTCTGTGAAGTCCCTGGAGGCCTGGACCCCCATCCTTCCCTGGGTGGctcagggaaggggaggaagagacTCAGGCTGGGCTGGCATAGGGCAGGGGTGAGAGGGCAAGAGCGGACGACAGGCAGGAACAGCCAGCCCTTCTCTCCCAGCACAGCGACTCGGACTCCGACCCCGAGTACTCTGCGCTGCCGCCATCCATCCCCAGTGCGGTGCCTGTGACTGGTGAGTCCTTCTGTGACTGTGCCGGGCAGAGCGAGGCCTCCTTCTGTAGCAGCCTGCACTCGGCCCACCGGGGCAAAGACTGTCGATGCGGAGAGGAAGACGAGTGTGAGATGGGGCCTGGCCCCTGCTGGGACTGCACTGCGGGCGGGCCTAggggtgggcagggcagggcagagccCCGTGGAGCTCTCAGGGCTGCCCCAGCCTGGGCCTCTCTTACAGATTTCGACTGGGTCTGGGATGACTTGAATAAGTCGTCAGCCACCCTGCTGAGCTGTGACAACCGCAAGGTCAGCTTCCACATGGAGTACAGCTGTGGCACAGCGGCCATCCGGGGCACCAAGGAGCTGTGGGAGGGCCAGCACTTCTGGGAGATCAAGATGACCTCGCCCGTCTATGGCACCGACATGGTAAGTTGCTCTGGCCCAGGGTGCTTCTGGGGGGCCTGGCCCCAGTGGCCCAGAGTGCCCTCTGCCTGTCCCGTTCCTAGATGGTGGGCATCGGGACATCGGATGTGGACCTGGACAAATACCGCCACACGTTCTGCAGCCTGCTGGGCAGGGATGAGGACAGCTGGGGTCTCTCCTACACGGGTGCGTGAGGCCCAGGTGGGGCGGGGCTGAGCCTGGAGTTCCTGGGCTCACTCCAACCTTGGCTGCCCCCAGGCCTCCTCCACCACAAGGGCGACAAGACCAGCTTCTCATCGCGGTTCGGCCAGGGCTCCATCATCGGTGTGCACCTGGACACCTGGCACGGCACGCTCACCTTCTTCAAGAACAGGAAGTGCATAGGTGAGGCCGCCACAGGACTTGAGCTCCTCTCACCTGTCACTCTGAGGGAGGTGGCCCACCATACCCCAGCCCAGTGGATACTGAGGTTTCCTGAAAGGGTTCCTCCTAGAAGCTTGAAGCCCCAGGGTCCCAGGGGCTGGGACAgtgaggccaggctggagtggcagggCCAGCACATGCACCTTCTGCCTTGCCTCAGCTGTGTCAGCTGGCCACCCAGGTGACTGTAGTATGTGGTCTGAGGGGCTATGCCCGGTAGCTATGTCAGCTAGGGCAGGGAAGGGGCTATGTCCCCTTCCCTGCCCAGGGTTCAGGCTAGGCCCCTCCCTTCCAGGCGTGGCAGCCACCAAGCTGCAGAACAAGAGGTTCTACCCGATGGTGTGCTCCACGGCAGCCCGAAGCAGCATGAAGGTCACCCGTTCTTGCGCCAGCGCCACCTCCCTCCAGTATCTCTGCTGCCACCGCCTGCGCCAGCTGCGGCCAGACTCGGGGGACACGCTGGAGGGCCTGCCCCTGCCGCCAGGCCTCAAGCAGGTGCTACACAACAAGCTGGGCTGGGTCCTGAGCATGAGTTGCAGCCGCCGCAAGGCCCCAGTGTCTGATCCCCAGGCAGCGACCTCGGCCTGCCCCAGCAGTCGCGAGCCCCGGCCCTGCCAGAGGAAGCGATGCCGCCGGATCTAACTTCCCAGTGGAAACTGTGTTCTTGGGCTGGGACAGCCGTTTCCTGTCCCTTCCTTCCAGCCACACTCCAGGGCGGAGTTGGATGAGGCCCGTCTGGAGGGAGCCATCTCTTGCCTCCCAAGGCTGGGACAGTCCTTTCTGTGGAGGCTCTAGGGACCCTCTGCTGCTGTGCTGGGTGGGGAAGCAGCTGCCCTGAGCCTCAGGTCTTGTGGGAGGCTATGAGGAGAGCCTGGCTGGAGCCCGCCATTGCTGTTCCCACAGGGACTCGGATTTTCCTAACTTGCTCTGCATGCTGTCGGCGGCTGCCCCGCCGTCGTAGACTTAAGTGACTGCAATAAATGTAGAGTTGATGTCTAACACCCACGTGGCGTGAGCTGAAACATCCATGCAGAGGCCAGGCTTGCGGGAATCCTGGGCCTTCTCCCAGATTTCACTGCCCCCAACATCCTCAGGAGTCCCCTACTGCTCCTGGCTGAGGGTGCCACACCCCAAGCATCCAGGTGGCAGTGGGGCCCTGGTGCTGCCTTCTGGCCCCTGCCGTGTGCCCTGCTGCTGAGCTCCCCTGTGGCCTGTGTGTCCAGGACTCGGCACTGGAACCACCAGTCATCTGCCAGCCAGAAGCCCCTCTTCTCATCCCAGCTACCTAAACCTTCCCCTGCAACCACCCACCGTCCCCCTGAGGTCAGACCTGCTCAGTCAGAGGCTGAGAACCCACCCAGGCTGAGGATCCATGTATGGCTGGGGTCCTCCCCCACTGCACCAGGGTATCTGGTCTGTCCCCAAGGCTGCATGCTGTCCTAGTGGTCCCATGTGTGGTCAGGAGCCCAGGTCCAGCAGGAGATCAGGGTTGGCCGTGGTCAGGAAGAGGCAGATGCGGCGTGAGAGGTCAGGCCCCACCCTGCGGGGACGCCCACCTTCACTGGGCAGCACAGGGAGGTCAGCCAGGAGGCCCATGCGCTCCTGCTCCGTGCTGCAGGCCTCGAGCGCCTAAGGGCAGGCAAAGGTATGAGAGGGTGCCTGGGGACTGGGCCTCTGCACCTGGAGGGGTTCGAGGAGGGAGGGGCCCACCTGCTGCAGAAGGCGAGGGGAAGGGAAGGCTGTGACCACTGCATCGGCCACGGCTGGGCTGACTCGACTAAACTGCCTGATCTGCCTCCGCCAGGCCCCCCGCAGCCCTGTGCCGTCTCTTGCCACCGGCTCGCCGGCTGCCCAGCGCCCTGCTGTGCAGAAGGAAAAGGCCTGGGACTCCCGGTACTGCCTGGGGATGGGGAAAGACAGGGAGACGCCTTTTAGAAGCTCACCTGAGCAGCTCCCCAGAGGCCGGAGAGGCACCGCCACCACCTTGAGGTGATCCTGCCCCCGCCCCCTTCAGTCCAGGTGTCACGCACTTGAGGGGACACTGGGCGAGAGCCTTAGTGATGGCGCACACGTGCTGACTCAGCTCCTGCCACGAGGCCACCAGTAGCACGTCCAGGTTTACCCAGAGCTGCAGGAGCACCAGGGCCTGGGGAGGAGGCAATCCGGTGGGCACGAGCCAGAGGAAGGCTCCCCGGGACACAGTTGATAGCTGCCCCATGTGCCATGCTGGGAAACAAACCCAGTCAGCAGCCCAATCACTGGGACCCAGGCCACCTGACTCACCCAGCTCAGATAGGCCCTCACCTCTTCCACCTGCGGCCAGCCGATGGCCACCTCGGGACTGGCCACCTTTGGGCTTTCCGGCTGCTGTGTCCCCCGGGCAACGTGCTGGCGAGACCTGAGCAGAGGTGACCattcctccccgctccccatgggGCCTGCCCTGCCCGAGCGTGGCCTCTGCCAGAGCCCACCTGGGGAAGTGGGATTAGCTGTGCCACAGCAACCCCAGAAGTGTGCCCACCTCCCCTGAACCCCTGTCCCAGCCAGCCCTGCTGTGGGCATGAGAGTGAGCAGTACCACAGGTAGGCATCCAGCCCGATGACAGCCAGGTGGGACCGGGTGGTGGTCTCAGGGGAGATCCAGGGCACCCAGCGAGTTGGGCCAGATATCTGAAGATGAGAACGTGTGGCACAGTTGTTTATGGGAGGCTGCGGCTCAGGGCCATGGGCCACCAGGCCACAGCTGGTTTGCAGAACAGCAAGCCTGAGAAAGAGCCAGCGGTGCCCAGAGGAGCCTCTGTTCTGTTACCCCTTCTGAGAAAACCAGCTCTGTGCCTTCCACGAGGCCAAGAAGGCTAAGGAGACCCCTAGAGTGGCTGCCTGTGCACATCTTAGTTCCACTGAGCCCCTCATCCTGGTCCACCTCTGTATTTCAGCCTAGCTTTAACTTAGCACAAAGCAGGGGCTTGAAAGACTCATCCTTGGACACAGGGACCTGGCAGGGGTCTGGCCTATCCCCATACTGCCTGGTGCAACAGCACCTGAGCACTGCTCCTTGCAGGCAGGGGCCGGGCTGTCCACTGTCAGAGGACGAACACAGACCGCCTGCAGCCTACTGCCCAGACCCCGGCTTCCTGGCACTTCTCAGGACCCTCTAGGAGCAGCTGTAGCCTCCACAGGTGCCCAGGAGCTTTCTCCATCTCACCCTAGAAACCTCTAGGGTTTCGGATCAGAGAGGAATCCTGGCCTGCCCCATGCCCCCTCCAGCCCCGTCTACAAGGGCAGGGACCGGCAGCGCAGGCGCCTCCCGGCTGGGAACCCACCCCTCCTAACTGGAGAGGGACTACTGCCACCACCTGAGCACCTGGGTCAGTGTGGCGACGCCCTGCAGAAACTCCTCGGgctccagcagcagcaggaatTCCTGTTCATCTGCAGCCCACACTTCAGGAGGCAGCTGTGGGGACATGGGGACGCGCTGCTGCCTGTCTCAACCCGGGTGCCCCAGGGGCCCTGCCTGGGCAGTCTAGCAGCAACGCGGTCCGTGGCCCCAGCCAAGCCCAGGACCTGACAGGACTGCTCTACAGAAGCGCAGGTCAGGTCTGTGGGGCCGGCAGGAATCCCGACCACAGCCTGACTCCGGACGGAACCATTTCCAGCCAGCTCGGCTCTTTACCAGCAGAACGGCTTGGGCACCCCCACTTTCCGTTCCCCATCCGCGGTTTACCATCCGCGAGACGCGCACCGCCCGGGGCAGCTGCCTCAGGGACAGCTCCAGGACTGAAATCAAGGAAGCAAAACAGCCAACTCGGGGCTGGCCCTCGGGAACCCGCGACCACTCACGCTGCAGGGGCAGGGGTCGGGCCTCGCTCGGGTCCACCGCAGGCTGCGGGCCGGGCGCTGGGGCTCGATGCGGCACTCGCAGCCCAGGGCCTCCAGGGCCTCCATCAGGACGTCGGCACCAGCGTCTTCCAGGATGGCTGGGACCGGGGGAGAGGAGCACGGTCACTGCTTCCCTCCACCCTTGCGAGCGCCCTACCTGGGCGGGGGCGCGGACCCGGCAGTCTGCATTCGGCACAAACCCCCGACTGGGAAGCGCGCCCGGCCCCAGGCCTCTCGGGGTGCGCGCCCCGCCCCGTCGGACGGAGGGCGCCGCCTGGCGGAGAAAGGCCTTTCCTACCCCGAGCATCGCCCGTGCCCTCCGCCGCACCTGGGTCCACGCACACCGCGAGGCGCTTCAGGACCTGCTCCGGCCGTAGCAGCCGCAACGCCTGGGCAGCCGCCCTGCGCTCCCCTGCTGGGTCCCGGGCTCTCGCGGCGGCCTCCGAGCCGGCGGGGCCCTCAGCGTCGGAGTCTGAGATCTCCCAGGTTGGAGGTCGCCGCTGACCGCTCCCGCCCCGTCCCCGGCCCCGGCCCTGGCGAGAGACCCCCGCCCTCCCGGGTCCAACGCGCGCCATGGCCGGACCGACTTCTTTTTCGCTTCCGGCCGCGCCCGAACACTTTAGCCTGGGACACCGGCCTCTTCCGGCAACTTCCGTCCACAGCGCTGAGGACGCGGATCCGCCATGGCGCGGAAGAAGGTGCGTCCGCGGCTGATTGCGGAGCTCGCCCGCCGCGTGCGCGCCCTGCGGGAGAAACTGAACAGGCCGCGCGACTCGCAGCTCTACGCTGTGGACTACGAGACCCTGACGCGGCCGTTCTCTGGACGCCGGCTGCCGGTCCGGGCCTGGGCCGACGTGCGCCGCGAGAGCCGCCTCTTGCAGCTGCTCGGCCGCCTCCCGCTCTTCGGCCTGGGCCGCCTGGTCACGCGCAAGTCCTGGCTGTGGCAGCACGATGAGCCGTGCTACTGGCGCCTCACGCGGGTGCAGCCCGACTACACGGCGCAGGTGCGTGCACCCCGTCCGCACCCCGCCCCTGCAGCCGCCTGGTCTCCccgcctcccctcctccctgcaggTTTGCGTGTCTGAGGCTCCCACCTCCTGATCTCGGGGGCCGAGAGCCTTGCGAACTGACTTCGCTTCCCTCTGGCTTTGCAGAACTTGGACCACGGGAAGGCCTGGGGCGTCCTGACCTTCAAAGGTAAGGCTCGGGAGAGCTGGTGGAGAGCGGGTGCCCGGCAGTTCGATGCCGACCACCGACGGCACAGCAAATGTGTGTGCAGCACGCCTCCTTTCCTTCATCAGGGAAGACGGAGAGCGAGGCGCGGGAGATCGAACACGTCATGTACCATGACTGGCGGCTGGTGCCCAAGCACGAGGAGGAGGCCTTCACCGCGTTCACGCCGGCGCCGGAGGACAGCCTGGCCTCCGTGCCGTACCCGCCGCTCCTCCGGGCCATGATTCTCGCAGAACGACGGAAGAATGGAGACACGAGCACCGAGGAGCCCATGCTGAATCTGCAGAGGGCACGCATGGAGCCCTGGGACTACCCTGCAAAACAGGAGGACAAAGGAAGGGCCAAGAGCACCCCCGTGTAGAATGCCAGCGCCAGCGGGTGGCCTGAGGGGCTGCGAGGCAGCGGGGATCCTGTTGATGAAAGAAACCGTCTTCGCGTTACACCCGAGTCTGCCCCTCGGAGCTGGGAGGTCACCTTCCGCGACGTTTTCTGAGGATCTGCATTTTAGTGGGGGAGGGCTGCGGC of Rhinopithecus roxellana isolate Shanxi Qingling chromosome 20, ASM756505v1, whole genome shotgun sequence contains these proteins:
- the SPSB3 gene encoding SPRY domain-containing SOCS box protein 3 isoform X1, whose translation is MGPGPCWDCTAGGPRGGQGRAEPRGALRAAPAWASLTDFDWVWDDLNKSSATLLSCDNRKVSFHMEYSCGTAAIRGTKELWEGQHFWEIKMTSPVYGTDMMVGIGTSDVDLDKYRHTFCSLLGRDEDSWGLSYTGLLHHKGDKTSFSSRFGQGSIIGVHLDTWHGTLTFFKNRKCIGVAATKLQNKRFYPMVCSTAARSSMKVTRSCASATSLQYLCCHRLRQLRPDSGDTLEGLPLPPGLKQVLHNKLGWVLSMSCSRRKAPVSDPQAATSACPSSREPRPCQRKRCRRI
- the SPSB3 gene encoding SPRY domain-containing SOCS box protein 3 isoform X2 yields the protein MEYSCGTAAIRGTKELWEGQHFWEIKMTSPVYGTDMMVGIGTSDVDLDKYRHTFCSLLGRDEDSWGLSYTGLLHHKGDKTSFSSRFGQGSIIGVHLDTWHGTLTFFKNRKCIGVAATKLQNKRFYPMVCSTAARSSMKVTRSCASATSLQYLCCHRLRQLRPDSGDTLEGLPLPPGLKQVLHNKLGWVLSMSCSRRKAPVSDPQAATSACPSSREPRPCQRKRCRRI
- the EME2 gene encoding probable crossover junction endonuclease EME2 encodes the protein MARVGPGRAGVSRQGRGRGRGGSGQRRPPTWEISDSDAEGPAGSEAAARARDPAGERRAAAQALRLLRPEQVLKRLAVCVDPAILEDAGADVLMEALEALGCECRIEPQRPARSLRWTRARPDPCPCSLPPEVWAADEQEFLLLLEPEEFLQGVATLTQISGPTRWVPWISPETTTRSHLAVIGLDAYLWSRQHVARGTQQPESPKVASPEVAIGWPQVEEALVLLQLWVNLDVLLVASWQELSQHVCAITKALAQCPLKQYRESQAFSFCTAGRWAAGEPVARDGTGLRGAWRRQIRQFSRVSPAVADAVVTAFPSPRLLQQALEACSTEQERMGLLADLPVLPSEGGRPRRVGPDLSRRICLFLTTANPDLLLDLGS
- the MRPS34 gene encoding 28S ribosomal protein S34, mitochondrial is translated as MARKKVRPRLIAELARRVRALREKLNRPRDSQLYAVDYETLTRPFSGRRLPVRAWADVRRESRLLQLLGRLPLFGLGRLVTRKSWLWQHDEPCYWRLTRVQPDYTAQNLDHGKAWGVLTFKGKTESEAREIEHVMYHDWRLVPKHEEEAFTAFTPAPEDSLASVPYPPLLRAMILAERRKNGDTSTEEPMLNLQRARMEPWDYPAKQEDKGRAKSTPV